One Salmo trutta chromosome 12, fSalTru1.1, whole genome shotgun sequence genomic region harbors:
- the LOC115202543 gene encoding uncharacterized protein LOC115202543 encodes MGPGSGSGEDRWQMGPGRGGGGGLRELVLQWFTETQAPLILLHKGNFPDWFQGFTTRKEAEEQLRDKPLGCFLIRLSDKAIGYILSYKGQDRCRHFVINQDQAGLFIISGDDQPHHSLTELIEHYRVHPIQPFGESLTSTYCCQSSSGELYDVVQFEAKEKTGGVNVRALRSYWDQQNEQKNDQHQQNDLQKDPRNDPRNDPRNEQHQWNDLQKDPRNEQHQWNDLPPTRQPPAVPPVLPPKINNRKLTSTVSIGRKSLPQQAVPPVPRRGPPLTHSLSGTLSEIHHDQTKTKSHNQTQYTEIHSNQNKTKSHSQTQYAEIHSNQNKTKSHSQTQYAEIHSNQNKTKSHSQTQYAEIHSNHNKTKSHSQTQYAEIHHDQTKTKSHSQTQYAEIHTNQNKVERLASTGSLNQRRSTGPWSFNNTSTAAGGVMYSELTLPDGRSRSLPRLDDTTEEEEEEEEEGYSNRITSPCFPHTSHSPNPPKRVTCHAYSLQDPRESPQPQIHGGPHSLDQLSTNPLYQASVGLGEGQDTPWKGLQKQREGDRGRSPNPQDQTPQQEESMYAEVPEGPSHPRHLITDNTYEQIPGDGGLKGTQSTATDQEGNTYEMLEGLKSKESTWGKKNITWRKLFPEYKKK; translated from the exons gaagaggaggaggaggagggctgagGGAGCTGGTTCTACAGTGGTTTACAGAGACCCAGGCCCCTCTCATTCTTCTCCATAAAGGAAACTTTCCCGACTGGTTCCAAGGCTTCACCACCAGAAA GGAAGCAGAGGAGCAGCTGAGAGATAAGCCTCTGGGATGTTTTCTCATCAGACTCAGTGACAAAGCCATCGGATACATCCTCTCATACAA AGGACAAGACCGCTGCCGCCATTTTGTGATCAACCAGGACCAAGCTGGGCTGTTCATTATCTCCGGGGACGACCAGCCTCACCACAGCCTCACAGAACTGATAGAGCACTACAGAGTCCATCCCATCCAGCCCTTTGGAGAGTCcctcacctctacatactgttgTCAG TCAAGCTCAGGAGAGCTGTATGAtgtggtgcagtttgaggccaaaGAGAAGACCGGTGGGGTCAATGTCCGAGCCCTGAGAAGTTACTGGGACCAGCAGAACGAACAGAAGAATGACCAACACCAACAAAATGACCTTCAAAAAGACCCACGGAATGACCCACGGAATGACCCACGGAATGAGCAGCACCAATGGAATGACCTTCAAAAAGACCCACGGAATGAGCAGCACCAATGGAATGACCTGCCGCCAACTAGGCAGCCCCCTGCAGTGCCACCCGTGCTGCCACCCAAAATCAACAACAGGAAGTTGACATCAACAGTATCCATTGGCAGGAAGTCCCTCCCACAG CAAGCAGTACCTCCAGTACCAAGGCGAGGCCCACCTCTGACCCACTCTCTGAGTGGAACCTTGTCTGAAATACACCATGACCAAACCAAGACCAAATCTCACAATCAAACCCAATACACAGAAATACATTCTAACCAGAACAAGACCAAATCTCACAGTCAAACCCAATACGCAGAAATACATTCTAACCAGAACAAGACCAAATCTCACAGTCAAACCCAATACGCAGAAATACATTCTAACCAGAACAAGACCAAATCTCACAGTCAAACCCAATACGCAGAAATACATTCTAACCACAACAAGACCAAATCTCACAGTCAAACCCAATACGCAGAAATACACCATGACCAAACCAAGACCAAATCTCACAGTCAAACCCAATACGCAGAAATACATACTAACCAGAACAAAGTGGAGAGACTGGCCAGTACTGGGAGTCTGAACCAGAGGAGAAGTACCGGCCCCTGGTCCTTCAATAACACCTCCACAGCAGCAGGAGGAGTCATGTACTCTGAGCTGACCCTGCCAGATGGACGGAGCCGCTCTCTACCCCGCCTGGACGACAccacggaggaggaggaggaggaggaggaggaggggtactcCAACAGGATAACCAGCCCCTGcttcccccacacctctcactCCCCCAATCCCCCCAAGAGGGTCACCTGCCACGCCTACTCTCTTCAGGACCCCAGGGAAAGCCCCCAGCCACAGATCCACGGTGGACCACACAGCCTGGATCAGCTGAGCACCAATCCACTGTACCAGGCCTCTGTTGGGCTTGGTGAGggccaggacaccccctggaagGGACTGCAGAAGCAGAGAGAAGGGGACCGTGGCAGGAGCCCTAACCCCCAGGACCAGACTCCCCAGCAGGAGGAGAGTATGTATGCAGAGGTTCCAGAGGGGCCATCTCATCCCCGTCATCTGATTACAGACAACACCTATGAGCAGATCCCAGGGGACGGTGGCCTGAAGGGGACACAAAGCACCGCCACAGACCAGGAGGGAAACACCTATGAGATGCTGGAGGGCCTGAAGTCCAAGGAGTCTACTTGGGGCAAAAAG aatatcacaTGGAGAAAATTATTCCCTGAATACAAGAAGAAATAG